One Nitrospina watsonii DNA segment encodes these proteins:
- the surE gene encoding 5'/3'-nucleotidase SurE: protein MIILTNDDGFYAAGLQSMWRELSPLTEVLIVAPESEQSAVGHAITLAQPLKAHAVKDQEHGLIGYAVTGTPADCVKIAVTELLEEPPDLVVSGVNHGGNMGTSIIYSGTVSAATEAATMGLPAIAVSLDSWESRDFSVATEFIRKLYPLVIEKGLPEGVSLNVNIPAVPRDQIQGVAVTRQGKSRVIEKFDKRVDPRNNIYYWLAGEMVFMEVEAGTDCEMVRENYISVTPIHYDLTRHDALERIRDWKLEF from the coding sequence ATGATTATTCTGACCAATGACGATGGGTTTTATGCCGCCGGCCTTCAGTCCATGTGGCGGGAGTTGTCGCCGCTGACCGAGGTGCTGATCGTGGCGCCGGAGAGCGAGCAGAGCGCCGTCGGCCATGCCATCACGCTGGCCCAGCCGTTGAAGGCGCATGCGGTGAAAGACCAGGAACACGGGCTGATCGGTTACGCGGTCACCGGCACTCCGGCGGACTGCGTGAAGATCGCCGTCACCGAGCTGTTGGAGGAACCTCCCGATCTGGTGGTTTCCGGTGTCAATCACGGCGGCAACATGGGCACGAGCATCATTTACTCCGGTACCGTTTCGGCCGCCACCGAAGCGGCGACCATGGGCCTGCCTGCCATCGCCGTGTCGCTGGACTCCTGGGAGAGCCGGGACTTCAGCGTGGCAACGGAGTTCATCCGCAAGTTGTATCCGCTGGTGATCGAAAAAGGATTGCCGGAAGGCGTGTCGTTGAATGTCAATATTCCCGCCGTGCCGCGTGATCAAATACAGGGCGTGGCGGTGACCCGGCAAGGCAAGTCGCGTGTCATTGAAAAATTCGACAAGCGCGTCGATCCGCGCAATAACATCTATTACTGGTTGGCGGGAGAGATGGTGTTCATGGAAGTGGAAGCGGGCACCGATTGCGAGATGGTGCGGGAGAACTACATCAGCGTCACGCCGATCCACTACGACCTGACCCGGCACGATGCGCTGGAGCGCATCCGGGACTGGAAGCTGGAGTTTTGA
- the pnp gene encoding polyribonucleotide nucleotidyltransferase: MQKKVETVLDGKTLSLEAGWLAKQANGSVVVRQGDTMVLVTATMASSAREGIDFFPLTVDYRERTYAAGRFPGGFLKREARPSDPETLICRLIDRPIRPMFEDGFKNETQIVCFVISHDQENPADVTAITGASAALTISDIPFHTPLAGVRVGRDKEGKFLVNPNLEQIQESDLNLVMAGTADAIVMVEAGAQELDETTMIEALAFGHEHIKALVQMQVELRDMIGKEKIKMETPEVNAELRDKVVAFLTPGMEKVMQIGGKQERQDATDQLKESMKEQFNPEDDADIAADLKGFFKDVEKNVMRNQTLEKQVRVDGRKTDEIRPITCQTGFVPRAHGSSIFTRGETQALVTTTLGTASDEQRMETLDFRGTKTFMLHYNFPAFCTGEVKFISGPGRREIGHGMLAERGLAPMLPDRDTFPYTIRIVSDILESNGSSSMASVCGGSLSLMDAGVPIKKPVAGIAMGLIKEDDKIAILSDITGTEDHLGDMDFKVVGTDAGITALQMDIKASGLTKELMAQALEQARAGRVFILGEMTKALDAPRPQMSKYAPRITTMTVPVDKIRDVIGPGGKVIRDIIDKTGVSIDIVDSGLVTIASADEAAAQKAIGIIQNLVQDVEVGKIYMGKVKKIMDFGAFVEIFPGTDGLVHISQICDRRIKQVNDEISEGDEIVVKVIDVDRNGKVKLSRKEAMRDEAAAALR; encoded by the coding sequence ATGCAAAAGAAGGTAGAGACCGTCTTGGACGGCAAAACCCTGTCGCTGGAAGCCGGATGGCTGGCCAAACAGGCCAACGGATCCGTTGTGGTCCGGCAGGGCGACACCATGGTCCTGGTCACGGCCACCATGGCATCGAGCGCCCGCGAAGGGATCGATTTTTTTCCGCTGACTGTGGATTACCGCGAACGCACCTACGCTGCGGGACGTTTTCCCGGCGGCTTTTTGAAACGGGAGGCACGGCCTTCCGATCCCGAAACGCTGATCTGCCGGTTGATCGACCGGCCCATCCGTCCCATGTTCGAGGATGGTTTTAAGAACGAAACGCAGATCGTCTGTTTCGTCATTTCCCACGATCAGGAAAACCCGGCGGACGTCACCGCCATCACCGGCGCTTCGGCGGCGTTGACCATTTCCGACATCCCGTTTCACACGCCCCTGGCGGGTGTGCGCGTTGGGCGTGACAAGGAAGGCAAATTCCTGGTCAATCCCAATCTGGAACAGATTCAGGAAAGCGATCTCAATCTGGTCATGGCCGGAACGGCGGACGCCATCGTCATGGTCGAAGCCGGCGCTCAGGAACTGGACGAGACCACCATGATTGAAGCTCTGGCCTTCGGCCACGAGCACATCAAGGCGCTGGTCCAAATGCAGGTGGAACTGCGTGACATGATCGGCAAAGAGAAGATCAAGATGGAAACCCCGGAGGTCAATGCTGAACTCCGCGACAAGGTCGTCGCCTTCCTCACCCCGGGCATGGAAAAAGTCATGCAGATCGGTGGCAAGCAGGAACGGCAGGACGCCACGGACCAGTTGAAAGAGTCCATGAAGGAACAGTTCAATCCGGAAGACGATGCAGATATCGCGGCGGATTTGAAAGGCTTTTTCAAGGACGTGGAAAAAAACGTCATGCGCAACCAGACCCTGGAAAAACAAGTCCGGGTGGACGGACGCAAGACGGACGAAATCCGGCCCATCACCTGCCAGACCGGCTTCGTGCCGCGGGCACACGGGTCTTCCATTTTCACCCGTGGCGAAACGCAGGCGCTGGTCACCACCACGCTGGGCACCGCGTCGGACGAGCAACGCATGGAAACGCTGGATTTCCGCGGCACCAAGACGTTCATGCTGCATTACAACTTCCCGGCATTCTGTACCGGCGAAGTGAAATTCATCTCCGGACCGGGCCGCCGCGAAATCGGCCACGGCATGCTGGCGGAACGGGGCCTGGCTCCAATGCTGCCGGACCGGGACACGTTTCCCTATACCATCCGCATCGTCTCCGACATTCTGGAGTCCAACGGATCGTCGTCGATGGCTTCGGTGTGTGGCGGCAGCCTGTCCCTGATGGACGCAGGCGTCCCCATCAAAAAACCGGTGGCGGGCATCGCCATGGGCCTCATCAAAGAGGATGACAAGATCGCCATTCTGTCGGACATCACCGGCACCGAAGATCACCTCGGTGACATGGATTTCAAGGTGGTGGGAACCGATGCCGGCATCACGGCCCTGCAGATGGACATCAAAGCCAGCGGCCTGACCAAGGAGCTGATGGCTCAGGCTCTCGAACAGGCGCGTGCAGGCCGCGTGTTCATTCTGGGCGAGATGACCAAAGCGCTGGACGCACCGCGCCCGCAGATGTCCAAGTACGCACCGCGCATCACCACCATGACCGTCCCGGTGGACAAGATCCGCGACGTCATCGGACCGGGCGGCAAGGTGATCCGCGACATCATCGACAAAACCGGTGTCTCCATCGATATCGTGGACAGCGGTCTGGTGACCATTGCCTCGGCGGACGAAGCCGCCGCCCAGAAGGCGATCGGCATCATCCAGAACCTCGTGCAGGATGTCGAAGTCGGCAAGATTTACATGGGCAAGGTGAAGAAGATCATGGACTTCGGTGCCTTCGTCGAAATCTTTCCGGGTACCGACGGACTGGTTCACATCTCGCAGATCTGCGACCGCCGCATCAAGCAGGTCAACGATGAAATCTCCGAAGGAGATGAAATCGTGGTCAAGGTCATCGACGTGGACCGCAACGGTAAAGTCAAGCTGAGCCGCAAAGAGGCCATGCGCGACGAAGCCGCCGCGGCACTGCGGTAA
- the rpsO gene encoding 30S ribosomal protein S15, translating to MALTKESKQSIIEKYKVTDQDTGSSEVQIALLTERLNYLNDHFKSHGKDHHSRRGLIRIVNRRRKLLDYLKREDLERYQKIIEDLGIRR from the coding sequence ATGGCATTAACGAAGGAGAGCAAACAAAGCATCATCGAGAAGTACAAAGTAACCGATCAAGACACCGGGTCTTCCGAAGTGCAGATCGCACTGCTCACGGAGCGCCTCAATTACCTGAATGACCATTTCAAATCCCACGGGAAAGACCATCATTCCCGCCGGGGGTTGATCCGTATTGTCAACAGGCGGCGCAAGCTTTTGGATTATCTGAAACGAGAAGACCTGGAACGATATCAGAAGATCATTGAGGATCTGGGTATCCGACGCTAA
- the truB gene encoding tRNA pseudouridine(55) synthase TruB, with the protein MNNIINLYKPSGPTSFDMVRSVRRLLQVKKVGHIGTLDPMAEGVLPLCMGQSTRVIQFLTPLTKVYRATLTLGTSTDTQDAQGVVLESRDPSAVSETDLTRLLLQYVGPQKQVPPMYSAKKKNGIPLYKLARNGITIDRKPVDIKIYAIEFIEKIGQRVHFRVHCSAGTYVRTLCHDIGETLGCGAHMSHLIREKVGEFDLESSLTLEELELAKEQGNLSTKLLQTETALDFMPEIQVYPDRVQSIAHGRALSKAWVRQSPNRFGPGMNFRVTNEDNRLVAIVEPLVDQDRFLRMEPDDIAFKLKRVLI; encoded by the coding sequence ATGAATAACATCATCAACCTGTACAAGCCCTCCGGACCCACCTCGTTCGACATGGTGCGGTCGGTGCGCCGCTTGCTCCAGGTCAAGAAAGTGGGCCACATCGGCACCCTGGACCCCATGGCGGAAGGCGTTTTGCCCCTCTGCATGGGCCAGTCCACCCGCGTCATCCAGTTTCTGACTCCCCTGACCAAGGTCTATCGCGCCACCCTGACCCTGGGCACGAGCACCGACACGCAGGACGCCCAGGGGGTGGTGCTGGAAAGCCGCGACCCGTCCGCGGTGAGCGAAACGGACCTCACCCGCCTGCTGCTACAGTACGTGGGCCCGCAAAAACAGGTGCCTCCCATGTATTCGGCCAAAAAAAAGAATGGGATTCCCCTTTACAAATTGGCCAGAAATGGTATTACTATCGACAGAAAACCGGTGGATATCAAGATTTACGCCATCGAGTTTATCGAGAAAATCGGTCAGAGGGTCCACTTCCGCGTACACTGTTCCGCGGGGACCTATGTCCGCACCTTGTGTCATGATATCGGCGAAACGCTGGGGTGCGGCGCCCACATGTCGCACCTGATTCGGGAGAAGGTGGGCGAATTCGATTTGGAGTCTTCCCTGACTTTGGAAGAGTTGGAACTCGCCAAGGAACAAGGCAACCTTTCCACCAAACTCCTGCAAACGGAAACGGCTCTGGATTTCATGCCCGAAATCCAGGTTTATCCGGATCGAGTCCAATCCATTGCGCATGGCCGGGCCCTTTCTAAAGCCTGGGTGCGGCAATCTCCCAACCGGTTTGGACCGGGAATGAATTTCCGTGTGACGAATGAAGACAACCGCCTGGTGGCCATTGTCGAGCCCCTGGTGGATCAGGACCGGTTTCTGCGTATGGAACCGGATGATATTGCTTTTAAACTCAAACGCGTTTTGATTTGA
- the rbfA gene encoding 30S ribosome-binding factor RbfA gives MFRYKRSERVQEVILEEMSKMIQHELKDPRIGFVTLTRIQLSDNLKHAKVFVSILGDDTARQDSLEGLNSAKGFIRSQLGKRLYLKAIPEFDFKLDTSGDQVEKITRIIREIHENDDE, from the coding sequence ATGTTTCGCTACAAACGGTCCGAACGGGTCCAGGAAGTGATCCTGGAAGAAATGTCGAAGATGATCCAGCACGAGTTGAAAGACCCGCGGATCGGATTCGTGACCCTGACCCGAATCCAGCTTTCAGACAACCTCAAACACGCCAAGGTGTTCGTCAGCATTCTGGGAGACGACACGGCGCGGCAGGACTCGCTGGAAGGCCTCAACAGCGCCAAAGGGTTCATCCGCAGCCAGCTGGGCAAACGGCTTTATCTGAAAGCCATTCCCGAATTTGATTTCAAGCTGGATACCTCCGGCGACCAGGTGGAGAAAATCACCCGGATCATCCGCGAAATCCACGAAAACGACGATGAATAA
- a CDS encoding DUF503 domain-containing protein, with protein sequence MKVGCCSIKLYLHGNGSLKGKRKVIRAIKDRVKNKFNISIAEVGDQDLHQSIHLGVAAVSEDAQYVEGQMQQVVTFIDHMNLAEMTDSHIEIINLGKG encoded by the coding sequence ATGAAAGTGGGATGTTGCTCGATCAAACTGTACCTGCACGGCAACGGATCGCTGAAAGGCAAGCGCAAGGTCATCCGAGCCATCAAGGACCGGGTCAAAAACAAGTTCAACATCAGCATCGCCGAAGTCGGCGATCAGGATCTGCATCAAAGCATCCATCTTGGGGTGGCCGCGGTCAGTGAGGATGCCCAGTACGTGGAAGGGCAGATGCAGCAGGTGGTCACCTTCATCGACCACATGAACCTGGCCGAAATGACGGACTCGCACATAGAAATCATCAACCTCGGCAAAGGCTGA
- the infB gene encoding translation initiation factor IF-2 → MAKIRINKLALELNVQNDQIIDELKKRDCLVKNHMSSIDEDMANSIRDHFTEKPSAAEGAGKKKATASKAKATKKVAAKTAVKKKAPSKTTAKAADKDKKEGEEKKTPQPKTAKKTEGKDAAKPRTAAKPAAQQGKDTAIKEKTEQAARPSSRPKKKGSNHHSRAAQQPAAMEDAGRKLGLKIVKKEDLEEKEAAVKKDKARGKPPQPSRKTEREEERTLSKQAAAAKATAPVAPAVPEEEQFEVIRVMDTTPLRDLAEKLKCTPNDLIKDMMGMGIMATINQSLDFDIAFKLADQRGYEVERVTPESELGFEDEDEADLDKDRVPRPPIVTIMGHVDHGKTSLLDTIRKTNVTESEKGGITQHIGAYQAKVNGKPITFLDTPGHEAFTAMRARGAQVTDIVVLVVAADDGLKPQTKEAIHHATAAGTPLVVAINKIDKPDAKPEEVKKQLADQGLIPEDWGGQTIIAEVSAKEGTGLDNLLEMLLLQAEIMELKANPVIRARGTVIESHLDKGRGPVATIIVEKGRLRVGDPFIVGNYFGKVRALSNDLGKPISEATLAMPVEVIGIPEVPDAGDKFMVVKDEKRARQLSQLKLQRQRETVLSAKPRISMEDLHQQIVEGKIQELNLIIKADVQGSIQAVQEAVTRVGTDKVRIQVIHDAVGGITESDVLLASASNAIVIGFNVRPTEQAAAMAQQENVDVRMYGIIYDAIEDIKKAMEGMLEPTFKEKVTGRAEIREVFTIPKVGVVAGCHVLSGSLERNRKARLLRDNVVVYEGKIQTLRRFKEDVKEVASGYECGLSLEKFQDVKQGDIIEPFVLEEVAP, encoded by the coding sequence TTGGCTAAAATCAGGATTAACAAATTGGCGTTGGAGCTCAACGTCCAGAATGACCAGATCATCGACGAACTCAAGAAGAGAGATTGTCTCGTCAAAAACCACATGAGTTCGATCGATGAGGACATGGCCAATTCCATACGGGATCATTTTACCGAAAAACCGTCTGCTGCAGAGGGTGCCGGTAAAAAGAAAGCCACCGCCAGCAAGGCCAAAGCCACCAAGAAAGTAGCGGCCAAAACCGCCGTCAAGAAAAAGGCTCCCAGCAAAACCACCGCCAAAGCCGCCGACAAAGATAAAAAAGAAGGCGAGGAGAAAAAAACTCCGCAGCCCAAGACCGCCAAAAAGACCGAGGGCAAGGACGCTGCCAAGCCCCGCACCGCCGCAAAACCCGCGGCGCAACAGGGCAAGGATACCGCTATCAAAGAAAAAACGGAACAGGCAGCCAGGCCCTCCTCCCGGCCTAAAAAGAAAGGCTCCAATCACCATTCCCGTGCGGCCCAGCAGCCCGCAGCGATGGAGGATGCCGGACGCAAGCTGGGACTCAAGATCGTAAAAAAAGAGGACCTCGAAGAAAAAGAAGCCGCGGTCAAAAAAGACAAGGCGCGCGGCAAACCTCCGCAACCCAGCCGCAAGACGGAGCGCGAAGAAGAACGCACCCTGTCCAAACAAGCGGCCGCCGCCAAGGCAACCGCCCCCGTCGCCCCTGCGGTGCCGGAAGAAGAGCAGTTCGAAGTCATCCGTGTCATGGACACCACGCCATTGCGCGACCTGGCGGAAAAACTCAAGTGCACGCCCAACGATCTCATCAAGGATATGATGGGCATGGGCATCATGGCCACCATCAACCAAAGCCTTGATTTCGACATTGCCTTCAAGCTCGCCGACCAGCGCGGTTACGAAGTGGAACGCGTCACCCCCGAATCCGAACTGGGATTCGAGGACGAGGATGAAGCCGATCTTGATAAAGACCGGGTGCCGCGTCCGCCCATCGTCACCATCATGGGCCACGTCGATCACGGTAAAACCTCCCTGCTTGACACCATCCGCAAAACCAACGTCACCGAGTCGGAAAAAGGCGGCATCACTCAGCACATCGGCGCCTACCAGGCCAAGGTCAACGGCAAGCCCATCACGTTTCTCGACACCCCCGGCCACGAAGCGTTCACCGCCATGCGGGCACGCGGCGCGCAGGTGACGGACATTGTCGTGCTCGTGGTGGCGGCCGACGACGGCCTGAAGCCGCAGACCAAGGAAGCCATCCACCATGCCACGGCGGCGGGCACGCCTCTGGTCGTTGCCATCAATAAAATCGACAAACCCGACGCCAAACCGGAAGAAGTGAAGAAACAACTGGCCGATCAGGGATTGATCCCGGAAGACTGGGGCGGGCAGACCATCATCGCCGAAGTTTCCGCCAAAGAAGGCACCGGGCTCGACAACCTGCTGGAGATGCTGCTGCTGCAAGCGGAGATCATGGAATTGAAAGCCAACCCCGTGATCCGTGCACGCGGCACGGTGATCGAGTCGCACCTCGACAAGGGACGCGGTCCGGTCGCCACCATCATCGTCGAAAAAGGCCGCCTGCGTGTGGGCGACCCCTTCATCGTCGGCAACTACTTCGGTAAAGTACGCGCCCTGAGCAACGATCTCGGCAAACCCATCAGCGAAGCCACACTGGCCATGCCGGTGGAGGTGATCGGCATTCCGGAAGTGCCGGATGCCGGCGACAAGTTCATGGTGGTCAAGGATGAAAAGCGCGCCCGGCAGTTGAGCCAGCTCAAACTTCAGCGCCAGCGCGAAACCGTGTTGTCGGCGAAACCGCGCATCAGCATGGAAGACCTGCATCAGCAGATCGTCGAAGGCAAGATTCAGGAACTGAACCTGATCATCAAGGCCGACGTACAGGGTTCCATCCAGGCGGTGCAGGAAGCCGTCACCCGCGTCGGCACCGACAAGGTCCGTATCCAGGTCATTCACGATGCGGTCGGGGGCATCACGGAATCGGACGTGCTGTTGGCCAGTGCCTCCAACGCTATCGTCATCGGCTTCAACGTGCGGCCGACGGAACAGGCGGCGGCCATGGCCCAGCAGGAAAATGTCGATGTCCGCATGTACGGCATCATTTATGACGCCATCGAAGACATCAAGAAGGCCATGGAAGGCATGCTCGAACCGACGTTCAAGGAAAAAGTCACGGGACGGGCCGAAATCCGCGAAGTGTTCACCATCCCCAAAGTGGGCGTGGTGGCAGGCTGCCATGTGCTCTCCGGCTCGCTGGAGCGCAACCGCAAGGCGCGGCTGCTGCGCGACAACGTGGTCGTTTACGAAGGCAAGATCCAGACGCTCCGCCGTTTCAAGGAAGACGTCAAGGAAGTCGCTTCCGGTTACGAATGCGGACTCTCTCTGGAAAAATTTCAGGATGTGAAACAGGGCGATATCATCGAGCCGTTCGTGCTCGAAGAAGTCGCCCCGTAA
- the nusA gene encoding transcription termination factor NusA → MTVEVIHILDQLCREKGIDRDVLIDALKSAVEAAVRKKLPDIETLQSRFNEETGEVEILTERTVVAKVTDPETEITKKQAVKQIPDAEIGDVVLVKRELEDLGRIAAQLAKQVILQKVREAEIEILYNEFIDKKGDLINGLVQRFEHGDIVVDLGKAEGILPRREQVFRESFNRGDRVRAYVLDVRKTAKNTLVILSRTHVGLIKRLFELEVPEISEGMVEIMGIVREPNGRTKIAVRTNDRDIDAVGACVGMRGMRVQSIVQELRGEKIDIVEFSEDPEVFIRNALSPAKISRILMNKDEKQMTIIVADDQMSLAIGKKGQNVRLAAKLVKWKIDIKGESESGGVLETPGLFQTSDTPREDFFDILKNTKGFGEKIVSILFNDNIVSFDEVVKRGVAGMQELPGIGPKKAESLVEFSQEHIDKRVPVAPAPKKPAPTPPPVDAQEENNTLIYTSPSLKKTALDTTAPEFQADAAEPGTSEGEEEEPVAATEDADAVTEDVSAEDAGGGEDEEEEEEQELGLEALAGVAPSIIDALASNGFQTIAELSVSAVEELTAIDAIEEETAQAIITQAKLLMEKYENV, encoded by the coding sequence ATGACCGTCGAAGTCATTCACATTCTGGACCAGCTTTGCCGCGAAAAAGGCATCGATCGCGATGTGCTGATCGACGCCCTCAAAAGCGCGGTGGAAGCCGCTGTGCGCAAAAAACTGCCGGATATCGAAACCCTGCAAAGCCGCTTCAACGAAGAAACCGGTGAGGTGGAGATCCTCACGGAACGCACCGTCGTCGCCAAGGTCACCGATCCGGAAACCGAGATCACCAAAAAGCAGGCGGTCAAGCAGATCCCGGACGCCGAGATCGGCGATGTCGTGCTCGTCAAACGCGAGCTGGAAGACCTGGGCCGCATCGCCGCCCAACTGGCGAAGCAGGTGATCCTGCAAAAGGTGCGCGAAGCGGAAATCGAAATCCTGTACAACGAATTCATCGATAAAAAAGGCGATCTCATCAACGGTCTCGTGCAGCGTTTCGAGCACGGCGACATCGTCGTCGATCTCGGCAAGGCCGAAGGCATTCTGCCGCGTCGCGAACAGGTATTCCGCGAATCGTTCAACCGCGGCGACCGCGTGCGCGCCTACGTGCTGGACGTGCGCAAGACGGCGAAGAACACGCTGGTGATCCTGTCCCGCACCCACGTCGGGCTCATCAAACGCCTGTTCGAACTGGAAGTGCCGGAGATCAGCGAAGGCATGGTGGAGATCATGGGCATCGTGCGCGAGCCCAACGGCCGCACCAAGATCGCGGTGCGCACCAACGACCGCGACATCGACGCCGTCGGCGCCTGCGTCGGCATGCGCGGCATGCGCGTGCAGTCCATCGTTCAGGAATTGCGCGGCGAGAAAATCGACATTGTCGAGTTCTCCGAGGACCCGGAAGTGTTCATCCGCAACGCACTCAGCCCGGCGAAGATTTCCCGCATCCTGATGAACAAGGATGAAAAACAGATGACCATCATCGTGGCCGACGATCAGATGTCGCTGGCCATCGGTAAAAAGGGACAGAACGTGCGCCTCGCCGCCAAGCTGGTCAAATGGAAAATCGATATCAAGGGAGAGTCGGAGTCCGGCGGCGTGCTGGAAACCCCGGGCCTGTTCCAGACCTCCGACACGCCGCGCGAAGATTTCTTCGATATTCTCAAGAACACGAAAGGCTTCGGCGAAAAAATCGTCTCCATCCTGTTCAACGACAACATCGTTTCCTTCGACGAAGTCGTCAAGCGCGGTGTCGCGGGCATGCAGGAGTTGCCGGGAATCGGCCCGAAAAAGGCGGAATCGCTGGTCGAGTTTTCCCAGGAGCACATTGACAAACGCGTTCCCGTTGCTCCGGCTCCGAAGAAGCCTGCTCCCACACCACCGCCGGTGGATGCGCAGGAAGAAAACAATACCCTGATTTACACGTCACCCAGCCTCAAGAAAACCGCTCTCGACACAACCGCTCCGGAATTCCAGGCGGACGCCGCGGAACCCGGCACGAGCGAGGGCGAGGAAGAAGAACCGGTTGCCGCAACGGAAGACGCGGACGCCGTGACCGAAGACGTCTCCGCCGAGGATGCCGGCGGCGGGGAAGACGAGGAAGAGGAAGAAGAACAGGAACTGGGACTGGAAGCCCTGGCAGGTGTCGCCCCCTCCATCATAGACGCCCTGGCCTCCAATGGGTTCCAGACCATCGCCGAACTCTCGGTGTCCGCCGTGGAAGAATTGACGGCAATCGATGCCATTGAGGAAGAGACCGCTCAGGCCATCATCACACAGGCCAAATTGCTCATGGAGAAGTACGAAAACGTTTGA
- the rimP gene encoding ribosome maturation factor RimP: MIQAQGLELVDVEYKREGPNWVLRIYIDKAGGVGVEDCKQVSHMVEDMIEVDDLVRTHYILEVSSPGLDRPLKKEKDFLRYLGKKVQITTFAPIGDRRNFKGILKNFEDGAVHLDAQGQAFAIPLSNIASARLEIEFKL; this comes from the coding sequence GATGTCGAATACAAGCGCGAGGGGCCCAACTGGGTTCTTCGCATTTATATCGACAAAGCCGGGGGTGTGGGCGTGGAGGACTGCAAGCAGGTCAGCCACATGGTGGAAGACATGATCGAGGTGGACGACCTCGTTCGCACCCATTACATCCTTGAAGTGTCGTCGCCGGGTCTGGACCGGCCGCTGAAAAAAGAAAAAGATTTTCTGCGGTATCTCGGTAAAAAAGTCCAGATCACGACGTTTGCGCCGATCGGTGACCGACGCAACTTCAAGGGTATTTTGAAAAACTTTGAGGACGGCGCTGTCCATCTGGACGCCCAGGGGCAGGCCTTTGCCATTCCCTTGAGCAACATCGCCTCCGCCCGTTTGGAAATCGAATTCAAACTATGA